ATCATAGCCGAGATTCATCATCAGATTGGAAGCGTTAGCATAATTAGCAGACAGCTTCTGCTTCAGCAAGGATACAAGCTCCGTATTATATTGTGTATTCTGATTAATGATCGTTCTACTGGCCTGATGATATACCTTAATGATAACAAAGGGGATCATGGCAATGATCACCATTCCAATAATCATGACTTGTGTTCGAATAGATAGCTTCTTGAAGGGTTTCATTTGTTCACCCTGTATTGTGTAGGTGTGATTTTGTTATATCGCTTGAAAATTCTTGTGAAATAGAAATAATCCTGAAAACCGCATTGTTCTCCAACCTGCTGGATGGTGTGGTCGGTTTCTTTCAAAAGCTTGCAGGCATATTGAATCCGCAGACGGGACACATATTCCACGATGGTTTCTCCGACCTCCTTTTTGAACAATTGACATAAGTAATTAGGACTTAAATAAAATCTGCTTGCAAGTCCTTGGATTGATATCTCTTGAGTAAAGTTATCGTGCAAATAAATTACGATTTCCTTTACCTTTTTATGGGCTACTTTCACTGCGTTAGCGGGTAGTTCCTCGGTGAAATGAGTATATGAGTTCTTGAGAATATCGTCGATCAAGGCATCGACATTGCCATAATGCGTATACAGCTGTTCATATCCTTCGAAGAATCGAATATCGATCTGGTTACCCTCATGAAAGAACAGATACGTTACCGTCGTATAAATCAAATAGGCGTCTTTAATTGTAAAGGTTAAATTGTGGAATAGGTCTCTTGAAGACTCCAGAATCTTAATGAATTGGATCCGGTCTTTGTGTTCAAGAGCAAACTTAATATCCCTAAGCGTTTCGTTGATGGGGACACTATTCTTATTGTTAGCTGGATAGATGCCTGTCTTCCCCGTAGAGAATATGCCGTATGCAGACAGTGAAGCAGCTTCAAGCGAAGCTTCCAGCTCAGCAACATCCGATATGGCATAACCTACACCCGCACTAAAGGAACCTGATGGAGGGGCCATATTCCATGAATGAAGGAAAGCTTCTTTCAATTCATCGTAGACAAGGAAACCTTGTCGGCGGAGGTTCATCGAAAAGCTGAAATGTTTTACTTCATGATTAACTGATGCAAGATTTACTCCTTGTATTACAATCGGCGTAATTTTGGAGTTCGGATGAAGCGGCATATCGTAATCTTCTAGGAGTTGCTTCATCTTTAATGTATTACCAGAGCAGATGGCTTCGTACATGTCGAGG
This portion of the Paenibacillus segetis genome encodes:
- a CDS encoding response regulator transcription factor — its product is MYKAIVVDDEKWIVEGIKAGVSWGKYGFEVIGHADNGLEALQLIKTLRPDLVLTDIKMPEMNGLELIKNGKSVSPETLFVVLSGHAEFAYAQRAINYGTFGYCLKPFEIEEIHSMLARVADYLHGKLKTKSPSLSLDMYEAICSGNTLKMKQLLEDYDMPLHPNSKITPIVIQGVNLASVNHEVKHFSFSMNLRRQGFLVYDELKEAFLHSWNMAPPSGSFSAGVGYAISDVAELEASLEAASLSAYGIFSTGKTGIYPANNKNSVPINETLRDIKFALEHKDRIQFIKILESSRDLFHNLTFTIKDAYLIYTTVTYLFFHEGNQIDIRFFEGYEQLYTHYGNVDALIDDILKNSYTHFTEELPANAVKVAHKKVKEIVIYLHDNFTQEISIQGLASRFYLSPNYLCQLFKKEVGETIVEYVSRLRIQYACKLLKETDHTIQQVGEQCGFQDYFYFTRIFKRYNKITPTQYRVNK